A region from the Actinoplanes sp. OR16 genome encodes:
- a CDS encoding YggT family protein has translation MLLGLVGLALLLFQFLLIARAILDWSVTLAGPAMPGSFRSQALRGVYAVTEPVLAPVRRVIPPLRVGGVAIDLSFIIVFFAIGLLRAFI, from the coding sequence ATGCTCCTCGGTCTTGTCGGTTTGGCACTGTTGCTCTTTCAGTTCCTGCTCATCGCCCGTGCCATCCTCGACTGGAGCGTGACGCTGGCCGGACCGGCCATGCCGGGCTCGTTCCGGTCGCAGGCGCTGCGCGGTGTCTACGCGGTCACCGAGCCGGTGCTGGCCCCGGTCCGCCGGGTGATCCCGCCGCTGCGTGTCGGTGGTGTGGCGATCGACCTGTCGTTCATCATCGTCTTCTTCGCGATCGGCCTGCTCCGCGCGTTCATCTGA
- a CDS encoding DUF4360 domain-containing protein: MLRTLTAGAAMLGALAMATPAQAAPDKAPTPDEMMIIDVVKANGSGCPDGSAAITVAKDNKAFTVSYSEYTAQVGPEASPLDFRKNCQLALDIKVPNGFTFAIATADYRGYASLQKGAWAQQNANYYFQGYTQTTRSEHTFKGPMDDVWQRTDQVGIGSLNFLNCGDRRFLNINTELRVNRGFSDSKKYTSFISMDSTDASLNTVYRVQWKKC; this comes from the coding sequence ATGTTGCGTACTCTCACCGCGGGAGCGGCGATGCTCGGCGCGCTGGCGATGGCAACGCCGGCCCAGGCCGCTCCGGACAAGGCACCGACCCCGGACGAGATGATGATCATCGACGTGGTCAAGGCGAACGGCTCGGGCTGCCCGGACGGCTCGGCGGCGATCACCGTGGCGAAGGACAACAAGGCCTTCACCGTCTCCTACTCGGAGTACACCGCGCAGGTCGGCCCGGAGGCGTCGCCGCTGGACTTCCGCAAGAACTGCCAGCTGGCCCTCGACATCAAGGTGCCGAACGGCTTCACGTTCGCCATCGCGACCGCCGACTACCGCGGCTACGCGAGCCTGCAGAAGGGCGCCTGGGCCCAGCAGAACGCGAACTACTACTTCCAGGGATATACCCAGACGACGCGTAGCGAGCACACCTTCAAGGGCCCGATGGACGATGTCTGGCAGCGCACCGATCAGGTCGGAATCGGCTCGCTGAACTTCCTGAACTGCGGCGACCGCCGGTTCCTCAACATCAACACGGAATTGCGCGTGAACCGCGGCTTCTCGGACTCGAAGAAGTACACCAGCTTCATCTCGATGGACTCCACCGACGCCTCGCTGAACACCGTCTACCGGGTGCAGTGGAAGAAGTGCTGA
- a CDS encoding YibE/F family protein has product MSHHHHTTGEPRTMSARARRITLWLLVPAVLLTALGMALLWPRDTPQPTEGEGPARASGQVVTVAPEACPEVPEGETPMTDCGSVTVRLDDGTVITTEMPGGPGAPVVEAGDDVVLLALNGEDGTISYSIADHQRSTALWLLGAAFALAVVAFGRWRGLTALGGLAVTFAILLFFIVPAILDGRSPVAVAVVGAAAIMLIVLYLTHGFTLTTTIAVAGTLASLAITAVLAALATAAVHLTGVADETSNYLTITQGDVNMQGLLLAGIVIGSLGVLDDVTVTQSATVSELAVANPGYGFRQLYGAATRIGRAHIASVINTIVLAYAGASLPLMLLFAAGNTPVSELLTSQLIAQELVRSAVGTIGLVAAVPITTALAALLNSRRQAPGDPAGDAVPAEGGGRRPPEEDRWAAFADRG; this is encoded by the coding sequence GTGAGCCACCATCACCACACCACCGGAGAACCCCGGACGATGTCGGCCCGCGCCCGGCGGATCACCCTGTGGCTGCTGGTGCCCGCGGTTCTGCTCACCGCGCTCGGGATGGCGCTGCTCTGGCCGCGGGACACGCCGCAGCCGACCGAGGGCGAGGGACCGGCCCGGGCGTCCGGCCAGGTCGTCACGGTCGCGCCGGAGGCCTGCCCGGAGGTGCCGGAGGGGGAGACCCCGATGACCGACTGCGGGTCGGTCACGGTCCGGCTCGACGACGGCACGGTGATCACCACGGAGATGCCCGGTGGTCCCGGCGCGCCCGTGGTGGAGGCCGGCGACGACGTGGTCCTGCTCGCGCTCAACGGCGAGGACGGCACGATCAGCTACTCGATCGCCGATCACCAGCGGTCCACCGCGCTGTGGCTGCTCGGCGCCGCGTTCGCCCTGGCCGTCGTCGCGTTCGGCAGGTGGCGGGGGCTGACCGCGCTGGGCGGCCTCGCGGTCACCTTCGCGATCCTGCTCTTCTTCATCGTCCCGGCGATCCTGGACGGCCGTTCCCCGGTCGCGGTGGCGGTGGTCGGCGCCGCCGCGATCATGCTGATCGTGCTCTACCTGACCCACGGCTTCACGCTGACCACGACGATCGCGGTGGCCGGCACCCTCGCCAGTCTCGCGATCACGGCGGTGCTGGCGGCTCTCGCCACGGCGGCGGTGCATCTCACCGGCGTGGCCGACGAGACGTCGAACTACCTGACCATCACCCAGGGCGACGTGAACATGCAGGGCCTGCTGCTGGCCGGCATCGTGATCGGCTCGCTGGGCGTGCTCGACGACGTGACGGTCACCCAGTCGGCCACCGTCTCCGAGCTGGCCGTCGCCAACCCGGGCTACGGGTTCCGGCAGCTCTACGGCGCGGCCACCCGGATCGGCCGGGCGCACATCGCCTCGGTGATCAACACGATCGTGCTGGCGTACGCGGGCGCCTCGCTGCCCCTGATGCTGCTCTTCGCGGCCGGCAACACCCCGGTGAGCGAGCTGCTCACCTCGCAGCTCATCGCGCAGGAGCTGGTGCGCAGCGCGGTCGGCACGATCGGCCTGGTCGCCGCGGTGCCGATCACCACGGCGCTGGCGGCGCTGCTCAACTCCCGCCGGCAGGCCCCGGGCGATCCCGCCGGCGATGCCGTCCCCGCCGAGGGTGGGGGACGGCGTCCGCCGGAGGAGGACCGCTGGGCCGCTTTCGCGGATCGCGGTTAG
- a CDS encoding cutinase family protein yields the protein MRKSKILTLVAAGAVTIGGLAVAPLTFAAEAPANACPDVEVLGARGTTERPGFGVLLGPLADRITGDLPQTVRATAVDYPASFAYTASVRQGVRDLTAKVQRTSAACPETRFVLMGYSQGADVVGDAIAGGLDTGNVASVLLFGDPTFTAGEPFNVTNGNRSGVFPRGRGRLAEVAGRTRSFCNRNDRFCQGGTSLAAHLDYAKNIGDATAFTAGRLQ from the coding sequence ATGCGCAAGAGCAAGATCCTCACCCTGGTCGCGGCGGGAGCGGTGACGATCGGCGGGCTGGCCGTCGCGCCGCTCACCTTCGCCGCCGAGGCCCCGGCGAACGCCTGCCCCGACGTCGAGGTCCTCGGCGCCCGGGGCACCACGGAACGGCCGGGCTTCGGCGTGCTGCTCGGCCCGCTGGCCGACCGGATCACCGGCGACCTGCCACAGACGGTCCGGGCGACGGCCGTCGACTACCCGGCGAGCTTCGCCTACACCGCGAGCGTCCGGCAGGGCGTCCGGGACCTGACCGCGAAGGTCCAGCGCACCTCCGCCGCCTGCCCGGAAACCCGGTTCGTGCTGATGGGGTACTCCCAGGGCGCGGACGTCGTCGGTGACGCGATTGCCGGCGGGCTGGACACCGGGAACGTCGCGTCGGTGCTGCTCTTCGGCGACCCGACGTTCACCGCGGGCGAGCCGTTCAACGTGACGAACGGCAACCGGTCCGGCGTCTTCCCGCGCGGTCGCGGCCGGCTCGCCGAGGTCGCCGGCCGGACCCGGTCGTTCTGCAATCGCAACGACCGGTTCTGCCAGGGCGGCACCAGCCTGGCCGCGCACCTGGACTACGCGAAGAACATCGGCGACGCGACCGCGTTCACCGCCGGGCGCCTCCAGTAG
- the dhaK gene encoding dihydroxyacetone kinase subunit DhaK: MKKFINDPADVVAEALTGLAAAHPELRVDAAEQYVARADAPRAGKVALVSGGGSGHEPLHGGFVGAGMLDAACPGEIFTSPVPDQILAATKAVDGGAGVVHVVKNYTGDVMNFQLAAEMAADEGITVETVLVDDDVAVENSTWTAGRRGTGATLLVEKIAGARAEEGGKLAEVAAIGRRVNANSGSFAYALRAGTTPASGQPGFDLPEDEIEVGVGIHGEPGRRREKLRAARELVGSALDAILEAKEVGDRVIVLVNGLGGTPLIELYVVYGELSKILEQKRITIARRLVGDYVTSLDMAGLSITLTAADDEILRLWDAPVVTPGLRWGA; this comes from the coding sequence TTGAAGAAATTCATCAACGATCCCGCCGACGTGGTGGCCGAGGCGCTCACCGGGCTCGCCGCCGCTCATCCGGAGCTGCGCGTCGACGCGGCCGAGCAGTACGTGGCGAGGGCTGACGCGCCCCGGGCCGGGAAGGTCGCGCTGGTGTCCGGCGGTGGCTCCGGCCACGAGCCGCTGCACGGCGGTTTCGTCGGCGCCGGCATGCTCGACGCCGCCTGCCCCGGCGAGATCTTCACCTCGCCCGTCCCCGATCAGATCCTGGCCGCCACCAAGGCCGTCGACGGCGGCGCCGGAGTCGTCCACGTGGTGAAGAACTACACCGGCGACGTCATGAACTTCCAGCTGGCCGCGGAGATGGCCGCCGACGAGGGGATCACGGTGGAGACCGTGCTCGTCGACGACGACGTGGCGGTGGAGAACTCGACGTGGACGGCCGGCCGCCGCGGCACCGGCGCCACCCTGCTGGTCGAGAAGATCGCCGGGGCGCGCGCCGAGGAGGGCGGCAAGCTGGCCGAGGTCGCCGCGATCGGGCGTCGGGTGAACGCGAACTCGGGCTCGTTCGCGTACGCGTTGCGGGCCGGGACCACGCCGGCGTCCGGGCAGCCCGGGTTCGACCTTCCGGAGGACGAGATCGAGGTCGGCGTCGGCATCCACGGCGAACCGGGCCGGCGCCGGGAGAAGCTCCGGGCGGCCCGCGAGCTGGTCGGATCCGCACTCGACGCGATCCTGGAGGCGAAAGAGGTCGGCGACCGGGTCATCGTCCTGGTCAACGGCCTTGGCGGAACACCGCTCATCGAGCTATATGTGGTTTACGGGGAGCTATCGAAGATCTTGGAGCAGAAAAGGATCACGATCGCCCGCCGCCTGGTCGGTGATTACGTGACGAGTCTGGACATGGCCGGACTGTCGATCACCCTCACCGCCGCCGACGACGAGATCCTCCGGCTCTGGGACGCCCCGGTCGTCACCCCCGGCCTGCGGTGGGGTGCGTGA
- a CDS encoding alpha/beta fold hydrolase: MALFDFPLHELRTYRPSRPEPAGFDDFWYGTLSAARRAAIPPKVAEFPTPLRGITTYDVTFSGYAGQPVKAWLNRPAGISGPLPVVVEFIGYGGGRGLPIDWLIWASAGYAHLIMDTRGQGGSWRGGDTPDPDESGAGPSSPGFLTRGVQAPETFYYRRLIADAARAVETAAELPGVDASRIAVTGKSQGGALSLAAAGLVPDLVSAVVSAVPFLCDIRRAVTVTDINPYAEVVRFLRANPRLADQALTTLDHVDAVNFARRITAPALLSVGLMDDVCPPSGVFGAYNTIPGEKRIEVYEWDGHEGGRTFFDTLACEFVDDILR; the protein is encoded by the coding sequence ATGGCGCTGTTTGACTTCCCACTCCACGAATTGCGCACGTACCGTCCCTCTCGCCCGGAACCGGCCGGCTTCGACGACTTCTGGTACGGCACCCTCTCCGCGGCCCGCCGCGCGGCCATCCCGCCGAAGGTGGCCGAGTTCCCCACGCCGTTGCGGGGCATCACCACGTACGACGTGACGTTCAGCGGCTACGCCGGCCAGCCGGTGAAGGCGTGGCTGAACCGCCCGGCCGGCATCAGCGGGCCGCTCCCGGTCGTCGTCGAGTTCATCGGCTACGGCGGTGGCCGCGGCCTGCCGATCGACTGGCTGATCTGGGCCAGCGCCGGCTACGCGCACCTGATCATGGACACGCGCGGGCAGGGCGGCAGCTGGCGTGGCGGCGACACCCCCGACCCGGACGAGTCCGGCGCCGGGCCGTCCTCACCCGGATTCCTCACCCGGGGCGTGCAGGCGCCCGAGACGTTCTACTACCGCCGCCTCATCGCCGACGCGGCGCGGGCCGTGGAGACCGCGGCCGAGCTGCCCGGCGTCGACGCCTCACGGATCGCCGTCACCGGGAAGAGCCAGGGCGGCGCTCTGTCGCTGGCGGCGGCCGGTCTCGTACCGGACCTGGTCTCGGCGGTGGTCTCGGCCGTGCCGTTCCTCTGCGACATCCGCCGCGCCGTCACGGTGACCGACATCAACCCGTACGCCGAGGTCGTCCGTTTCCTGCGGGCCAACCCCCGCCTCGCCGACCAGGCCCTGACCACGCTCGATCACGTCGACGCGGTCAACTTCGCACGGCGGATCACCGCGCCCGCCCTGCTGTCGGTGGGCCTGATGGACGACGTCTGCCCGCCGTCGGGTGTCTTCGGCGCCTACAACACGATTCCGGGCGAGAAGCGGATCGAGGTGTACGAGTGGGACGGCCACGAGGGTGGCCGCACGTTCTTCGACACCCTCGCGTGCGAGTTCGTCGACGACATCCTGCGCTGA
- a CDS encoding acetoacetate decarboxylase family protein translates to MYPPEPWHLRGQMYLSVFLVPRRRLPQLPPVLDAAVRPITIAGRVAVGAAWVHYEPGGVLHYRELLSAVLVHERGRPRVSITDIWVDSVASREGGRRLWGIPKELAEFTIDAETEPLVDASASAGEEPLASALVRLKGRLPGRFPLGFTVAQALGESVRRTPVRGRSGLRTATAAWRPDPAGPLGYLAGRRPVLSLAITDFWLTFGRTPADRARPGQATTRGNTGG, encoded by the coding sequence ATGTACCCGCCCGAGCCTTGGCACCTGCGCGGCCAGATGTACCTCTCCGTATTCCTCGTCCCCCGGCGGCGGCTCCCGCAGTTGCCGCCGGTGCTGGACGCCGCGGTCCGGCCGATCACGATCGCCGGCCGGGTCGCCGTCGGCGCCGCCTGGGTTCACTACGAACCGGGCGGCGTCCTGCATTACCGGGAGTTGCTCAGCGCGGTGCTGGTGCACGAGCGCGGCCGTCCGCGGGTCAGCATCACCGACATCTGGGTGGACAGCGTCGCGTCCCGCGAGGGCGGCCGCCGGCTCTGGGGCATCCCCAAGGAACTGGCCGAGTTCACCATCGACGCGGAGACCGAGCCGCTGGTCGACGCTTCCGCTTCGGCGGGGGAGGAGCCCCTGGCCTCGGCGCTGGTCCGGCTGAAGGGGCGGCTTCCGGGCCGTTTCCCCCTGGGCTTCACCGTCGCCCAGGCTCTGGGCGAGTCGGTCCGGCGCACACCGGTGCGAGGCCGCAGCGGCTTGCGTACGGCGACAGCCGCGTGGCGCCCCGATCCCGCCGGGCCCCTCGGCTACCTGGCCGGGCGCCGGCCGGTGCTCAGTCTCGCGATCACGGATTTCTGGCTCACCTTCGGCCGCACGCCGGCCGATCGGGCCCGCCCCGGCCAGGCCACCACGCGGGGGAACACCGGCGGCTGA
- the dhaM gene encoding dihydroxyacetone kinase phosphoryl donor subunit DhaM has protein sequence MALVGIVLVSHSGTLAEGVRDLLRQVATEDVRVEVAGGTPSGELGTDYETIASAVGRADSGAGVLVLADLGSAVLTTRTVLEDLDPGPLLVDAPFVEGAVAAAVLASTGADLATVADAAREARDVPKF, from the coding sequence ATGGCGCTCGTCGGGATCGTTCTCGTGTCGCACAGCGGCACATTGGCGGAAGGGGTGCGCGATCTGCTGCGGCAGGTCGCGACCGAAGACGTACGGGTGGAAGTGGCCGGCGGAACACCGTCCGGCGAACTCGGGACCGACTACGAGACGATCGCCTCGGCCGTCGGCCGCGCCGACTCCGGGGCCGGTGTCCTCGTTCTGGCCGACCTCGGCAGTGCGGTGCTGACCACCCGTACCGTGCTGGAAGATCTTGATCCTGGGCCTCTCCTGGTCGATGCGCCCTTTGTGGAAGGCGCCGTGGCGGCGGCGGTGCTCGCCTCGACCGGCGCCGACCTCGCGACCGTTGCCGACGCCGCCCGGGAGGCCCGCGATGTCCCCAAGTTCTGA
- the dhaL gene encoding dihydroxyacetone kinase subunit DhaL, giving the protein MRTDLAIAWLRATAVSVTEQSDRLTRLDAAIGDGDHGVNLNRGFTAVVAALAGGTFDSVAAVFVKAGTTLISKVGGASGPLYGSAYRALGKALPEGPEITLPDLVAGLHAALEAIRKLGGAEPGDATMVDAWKPAAEAFESAVAAGNALPAAAAEAARAADAGARATIELRARKGRASYLGERSVGHQDPGATSTALIFEALASVTT; this is encoded by the coding sequence GTGCGGACCGATCTCGCCATCGCCTGGCTTCGGGCCACGGCCGTGTCGGTCACGGAGCAGTCGGATCGGCTGACCCGGCTGGACGCGGCGATCGGGGACGGCGACCACGGGGTGAACCTGAACCGCGGCTTCACGGCCGTGGTCGCGGCCCTCGCCGGCGGGACCTTCGACTCGGTGGCCGCGGTCTTCGTCAAGGCGGGCACGACCCTGATCTCCAAGGTCGGCGGCGCCTCCGGGCCGCTGTACGGTTCCGCGTACCGTGCCCTGGGAAAGGCTCTCCCGGAAGGCCCGGAGATCACCCTGCCGGACCTGGTCGCGGGCCTGCACGCCGCTCTGGAGGCGATCCGGAAGCTGGGTGGCGCCGAGCCGGGTGACGCGACGATGGTGGACGCGTGGAAACCGGCCGCCGAGGCGTTCGAGTCGGCGGTGGCGGCGGGGAACGCGTTGCCGGCGGCGGCTGCCGAGGCGGCCCGGGCGGCGGATGCCGGCGCGCGGGCCACGATCGAGTTGCGGGCGCGCAAGGGGCGGGCGTCCTACCTCGGCGAGCGAAGTGTCGGACATCAGGACCCGGGCGCCACCTCGACGGCTCTGATCTTCGAAGCGCTGGCGTCGGTGACGACCTAA
- a CDS encoding ATP-dependent RecD-like DNA helicase produces MSAKTPHVLEAVLERLTYVNEETGYTVARVATAKSGNDLLTVVGSLLGAQPGESLRLSGWWSSHPQYGRQFEVISYTTVLPATIQGIRRYLGSGLVKGIGPVFAERIVDHFGLDTLQIIEESPERLIEVAGLGPKRTKKITAAWAEQKAIKEVMVFLQGVGVSTSIAVRIYKKYGDASIAVVKNSPYKLASDVWGIGFKTADTIAQAVGIPHDSPERVKAGLQYALSQATDNGHCFLPVEKLTDEASKILEVAPQLIPSCLAELVEEEGVVRENDDVYLVPFHRAEQSLASTLLRLLSERADRMPGFATVDWAKALTWLGRRTGQTLAAEQEQAVKLALTSKVAVLTGGPGCGKSFTVRSIVELAAAKQAKIQLVAPTGRAAKRLAELTGHPAATVHRLLKLQPGGDATYDRDNPLDADLLVVDEASMLDLILANKLVKAVPPGAHLLLVGDVDQLPSVGAGEVLRDLLTAEVIPRVRLTQIFRQAAQSGVVTNAHRVNQGRPPVFDGMRDFFLFPCDDTEAAAALTVDVVCNRIGRRFGLDARRDVQVLAPMHRGPAGAGALNGLLQQQLTPGREGLPEKRLGGRVFRVGDKVTQIRNNYDKGAAGVFNGTVGVVTALSPEEQTLTVRTDEDELIDYDFDELDELAHAYAITIHRSQGSEYPAVVIPLTTSAWMMLQRNLLYTAITRAKKLVVLVGSRRALAAAVRTVSAGRRHTALARRLGS; encoded by the coding sequence GTGTCCGCCAAGACCCCCCACGTCCTGGAAGCAGTGCTCGAGCGGCTGACCTATGTGAACGAGGAGACCGGGTACACGGTGGCCCGGGTCGCGACCGCGAAGAGCGGGAACGACCTGCTCACCGTGGTCGGCTCGCTGCTCGGCGCGCAGCCCGGGGAGAGCCTGCGGCTGAGCGGCTGGTGGTCGTCGCATCCGCAGTACGGCCGGCAGTTCGAAGTGATCTCGTACACCACGGTCCTGCCCGCCACGATCCAGGGCATCCGCCGCTACCTGGGATCCGGGCTCGTCAAGGGGATCGGCCCGGTCTTCGCCGAGCGGATCGTGGACCATTTCGGACTCGACACACTGCAGATCATCGAGGAGTCGCCGGAGCGGCTGATCGAGGTGGCCGGTCTCGGGCCGAAGCGCACCAAGAAGATCACCGCGGCCTGGGCGGAACAGAAGGCGATCAAGGAGGTGATGGTATTCCTCCAGGGCGTCGGCGTCTCCACCTCGATCGCCGTGCGGATCTACAAGAAGTACGGCGACGCGTCGATCGCGGTCGTGAAGAACTCGCCGTACAAGCTCGCCTCGGACGTCTGGGGCATCGGATTCAAGACCGCGGACACGATCGCGCAGGCCGTCGGCATCCCGCACGACAGTCCCGAACGGGTGAAGGCGGGCCTGCAGTACGCCCTGTCGCAGGCCACCGACAACGGGCACTGCTTCCTGCCGGTGGAGAAGCTGACCGACGAAGCTTCCAAGATCCTCGAGGTGGCCCCCCAACTGATCCCATCATGCCTCGCTGAGCTGGTCGAGGAGGAGGGGGTGGTCCGGGAGAACGACGACGTCTACCTGGTGCCGTTCCACCGGGCGGAGCAGTCGCTGGCCTCGACTCTTCTGCGGCTTCTCTCCGAGCGAGCGGACAGGATGCCGGGATTCGCCACCGTCGACTGGGCCAAGGCGCTGACCTGGCTGGGAAGACGCACCGGTCAGACTCTCGCGGCCGAGCAGGAGCAAGCGGTCAAGCTCGCGCTCACCTCCAAGGTCGCGGTGCTGACCGGAGGCCCGGGATGCGGGAAGAGCTTCACCGTACGCTCGATCGTCGAGCTCGCCGCCGCCAAACAAGCCAAGATCCAGCTCGTGGCGCCGACCGGGCGCGCCGCGAAACGTCTCGCCGAGCTCACCGGCCACCCGGCCGCGACCGTCCACCGGCTGCTCAAGCTGCAGCCGGGCGGCGACGCCACCTACGACCGGGACAACCCGCTCGACGCCGACCTGCTGGTCGTCGACGAGGCCAGCATGCTCGACCTGATCCTGGCGAACAAGCTGGTCAAGGCGGTCCCGCCGGGCGCGCATCTGCTGCTCGTCGGCGACGTCGACCAGCTGCCCTCGGTCGGCGCCGGCGAGGTGCTGCGTGACCTGCTGACCGCCGAGGTGATCCCCCGCGTCCGGCTCACCCAGATCTTCCGCCAGGCCGCGCAGAGCGGGGTCGTGACGAACGCGCACCGGGTCAACCAGGGCCGGCCGCCGGTCTTCGACGGGATGCGCGACTTCTTCCTCTTCCCGTGCGACGACACCGAGGCGGCCGCGGCGCTCACCGTCGACGTGGTCTGCAACCGGATCGGCCGCAGATTCGGCCTGGACGCGCGCCGGGACGTCCAGGTGCTCGCCCCGATGCACCGCGGTCCGGCCGGCGCCGGCGCGCTCAACGGCCTGTTGCAGCAGCAGCTCACGCCGGGCCGGGAGGGGTTGCCGGAGAAGCGGCTCGGCGGCCGGGTGTTCCGGGTCGGCGACAAGGTCACCCAGATCCGCAACAACTACGACAAGGGGGCGGCGGGCGTCTTCAACGGCACGGTCGGCGTCGTCACGGCGCTCTCCCCCGAAGAGCAGACCTTGACGGTACGGACGGACGAGGACGAGTTGATCGACTACGACTTCGACGAACTCGACGAGCTGGCCCACGCCTATGCCATCACCATCCACCGGTCGCAGGGCTCCGAGTACCCGGCGGTGGTGATCCCGCTCACCACCAGCGCCTGGATGATGCTGCAGCGGAACCTTCTCTACACCGCGATCACCCGGGCGAAGAAGCTGGTCGTGCTGGTCGGATCGCGCCGGGCGCTCGCCGCGGCGGTTCGTACCGTCAGCGCCGGCCGGAGGCACACGGCTCTCGCCCGAAGGTTGGGTTCTTAG
- a CDS encoding HPr family phosphocarrier protein yields MSPSSEIEVVLPAALHARPAGEIVRVAAAFASDVEIRHDGRSASAKSALRLMSLGAPAGAAVTVHAAGDDALLAASAIADVLRAAS; encoded by the coding sequence ATGTCCCCAAGTTCTGAGATCGAGGTCGTCCTGCCCGCCGCCCTGCACGCGCGCCCGGCCGGCGAGATCGTCCGGGTGGCCGCGGCGTTCGCCTCCGATGTGGAGATCCGGCACGACGGCCGGAGTGCGAGCGCGAAGAGCGCGCTGCGGCTGATGTCCCTCGGCGCCCCGGCGGGCGCGGCGGTGACCGTGCACGCCGCCGGCGACGACGCTCTTCTCGCCGCCTCCGCCATAGCCGACGTGCTTCGCGCCGCTTCGTAA
- a CDS encoding methyl-accepting chemotaxis protein, with translation MGIGGLFDNRSLRTKIGSAAMVATASGLIVGGVAIKTVFDLNADAATAQRQSIQISNAVGTFSTNIESYVGGVSAVQLYPNIAAQLTEGMETNKANVEAALNELKAALPQDDNVDKTSQDWADFLEFVGTDRTGSSAAEMTEALQQYTALHTALGEDQAALKSQATALAEAQISAAEDAGRNAAWTVAGLLAAGVLLSLLIGFRVASRVGQTVAGVSHIAEGLAEGDLTRTSGVTTQDEIGRMAAALDKGIARLREDVVLLAGNANTIQSAAGQLSSVSVAVDAAAQQASSQAGTVAAAADVVSNNLQFVSAGSQEMGSAIRDISVSTSEATQVAAQAVQVASQTNAIVARLGESSEEIATVVKVITSIAEQTNLLALNATIEAARAGEVGKGFAVVAGEVKDLAQETAKATEDISQRVQAIQADTSGAVTAIGEISAIIERINGLQLTIASAVEEQTATTQEMNRTLTEAASGAGDIAVTITTVSDATRRTTETVGDTRTAADDLNVTAAQLQSVVSRFRY, from the coding sequence ATGGGCATCGGCGGGTTGTTCGACAACCGCTCCCTGCGGACGAAGATCGGTTCGGCCGCCATGGTCGCGACCGCCAGTGGTCTGATCGTCGGTGGCGTCGCCATCAAGACGGTGTTCGACCTGAACGCGGACGCGGCCACGGCGCAGCGTCAGTCCATCCAGATCTCGAACGCGGTCGGCACGTTCAGCACGAACATCGAGTCGTACGTCGGCGGCGTCTCCGCGGTGCAGCTCTATCCGAACATCGCCGCGCAGCTGACCGAGGGCATGGAGACGAACAAGGCGAACGTCGAGGCCGCCCTCAACGAGCTGAAGGCGGCGCTGCCGCAGGACGACAACGTCGACAAGACGAGCCAGGACTGGGCCGATTTCCTCGAGTTCGTCGGCACCGACCGTACCGGGTCCTCGGCCGCCGAGATGACCGAGGCGCTGCAGCAGTACACGGCCCTGCACACCGCCCTCGGCGAGGACCAGGCCGCGCTCAAGAGCCAGGCCACCGCGCTCGCCGAGGCGCAGATCTCGGCGGCCGAGGACGCCGGCCGCAACGCCGCCTGGACGGTGGCCGGGCTGCTCGCCGCCGGCGTCCTGCTGAGCCTGCTGATCGGTTTCCGGGTCGCGTCCCGGGTCGGGCAGACCGTCGCGGGCGTCTCGCACATCGCCGAGGGCCTGGCCGAGGGCGACCTGACCCGGACCTCCGGCGTCACCACCCAGGACGAGATCGGCAGGATGGCCGCCGCGCTGGACAAGGGCATCGCCCGCCTCCGCGAGGACGTCGTCCTGCTGGCCGGCAACGCCAACACCATCCAGTCGGCCGCCGGTCAGCTCAGCTCGGTGTCGGTGGCCGTGGACGCCGCCGCCCAGCAGGCCTCCTCGCAGGCCGGCACGGTCGCCGCCGCCGCCGACGTGGTCTCGAACAACCTGCAGTTCGTCTCGGCCGGCTCGCAGGAGATGGGCTCGGCGATCCGCGACATCAGCGTCTCCACCTCGGAGGCCACCCAGGTCGCCGCGCAGGCCGTGCAGGTGGCCTCGCAGACCAACGCGATCGTGGCCCGCCTCGGCGAGAGCTCCGAGGAGATCGCCACGGTGGTCAAGGTGATCACCAGCATCGCCGAGCAGACCAACCTGCTCGCGTTGAACGCGACCATCGAGGCGGCCCGGGCCGGCGAGGTCGGCAAGGGGTTCGCGGTCGTCGCCGGCGAGGTCAAGGACCTGGCCCAGGAGACCGCGAAGGCGACCGAGGACATCTCCCAGCGGGTCCAGGCCATCCAGGCCGACACCAGCGGCGCGGTCACCGCGATCGGCGAGATCTCGGCGATCATCGAGCGGATCAACGGCCTGCAGCTGACCATCGCCTCGGCGGTCGAGGAGCAGACGGCCACCACGCAGGAGATGAACCGCACGCTCACCGAGGCGGCCAGCGGCGCCGGCGACATCGCGGTGACGATCACGACGGTCTCGGACGCGACCCGCCGCACCACCGAGACGGTCGGCGACACCCGGACCGCCGCCGACGACCTGAACGTCACGGCCGCCCAGCTCCAGTCGGTGGTCTCCCGCTTCCGCTACTGA